The genomic window ACGTGGCGGATGGCCGGGGTGAACGACGACGGCTCGGTCGAGCTGTACGCCCGGGTGCCCGAACCGTCGTGGGCGCAGCTGCGGGCGGTGTCGGCGACGGTGGGCGACACCGGCGCCCTGGTGGCCGGGGTCCGTGGACTCCTGGGCGAGCGGGGCGAGCACCTGCCCCGGCCGTCGGGGCTGAGCCTGGCGGTCTCACCGGCGGGGGTCCCGCTGGCGCTGACCTGGTTCACCGTCGCCGCCCGCGTGTGGTCGCGCGACGGGTCCGTCGGCCGGTCCCTGGAACGGGTGGTCCCCGCGCTGCGCGCCGGGTCGTACCCGGCGCTGGCGGCCGGCCCCGCGGACGGGCGCTGGCGGCACGGGGTGGTCGGGGCAGGGGTGGACGCGGCCGGCCGGACGTGGTTCCAGGCCGGTCTGCGGCCGACGTGAACGACCCCCCGCCCAGCGTCGTCCGCTGGGCCGACGGGCGCACCGCGCAGGACGCGAACGGCTTCGTGACGGGGTTGCTCGTGCGCGAGCTCCGGCTGGCCGGGCACCGGGCCCCGGCGGGCTGGCTCGACGCGCTGGGCCGCTGCGCCCGCCCCGACGGGTCGTTCGGCTTCTGGCCCGAGGGTGGGCGGCCCGCGTGGGCTCCCGAGCTGCCGCCCGACAGCGACGACACGGCCGTGCTCCTGACCGAGCTGCACCTGGCGGGCCGCCTCGACCGCACCCGGACGCGCCGGGTGGCGTGCCGGACGCTGGGCAACCGGCGGCTGCGCCGGGTCCTGGACCCCGGACCGCCCTGGATCCGGGTGGGGACCTTCACGACGTGGCACCGGGGCCGTGACGCGGGGGTCGTCGACCTGACCGCCGTGGCCAACGTCCTGGCCCTGCTGCGGGTGACGGGGCTGCAGGCGGTCCCGGGGTTCGAGGAGTCCAGGGCGTCGGTGCTCGCGGGGGCGCGGTGGGCGGGGTCCTCCCGGGCCCGGTGGGAGAGCCTGTCGCCGTTCTACCCCGAACCGGACGAGCTGCGGCGGGCGCTGGTGAACGCCGCGCGGTGCGGGGTCGAGGGGCTCGCCGGGGCCGTCGCCGCGGTGGCGCGGGCCTGCCCCCGCCGCGACCCCGACGTCGTGTGCTCCCGGGCCTACGGACCACCCACCTGGCACAGCCCCGCGCTGGCCGCCCTGCGCCGGGACGGGCCGGTGGCGGGCGCCGCCACCGGCCGGGGGACGACCGCGGGACCCTGACGGTCCGGGCCGCCGCGGTTCAGCGGGAGATCTCCTCGAGCACCGACAGGTGCCCCGCGCCGGGCACCGTCACGAGGTCGGCGCCGGGGATCAGCGCCGCGAGGCGCCGGGCGTGGGCGAGGGGGACCACCCGGTCCGCCTCGCCGTGCACGAGGGTGACCGGGACGGTGATCGCCGCCGGGTCGAAACCCCAGGGGTTCACGTGGGCGACGTCGTCGTCGACGACCCCGCCGCGACCGTCGGCCGTCGCCTCGGCGACCACGGTCCCGAACCAGCCCCAGGGACCCTCCAGGGTGGCCCAGTCGTCGTCGGTGAAGTCGACCCCGCCGGACCCGCCGGCCGCCTCGAACTGCTCCTTGGCCCTGCGGCCGCCGGTGGCCCGGCCCAGGGAGGCGCGCGAGTGCGGACCCATGCCCTCGAACCAGTCGGCGCCGGAGAAGGGGGCCAGCCCCGAGATCGACAGCGCCGACGTGGTGCGTTCGGGCAGCAGCGCCGCGCACGCCAGTGCGTGCGACCCCCCGCCGGAGTGCCCCACCGAGCGGCAGGTCTCGACACCGAGGTGGTCCAGGACGGCCCGCACGTCCGCCGCGACGTCCGCGACCCGGCGACCGGGCAGGCGGGGGGAGCGGCCGAAGCCGGGACGGTCCACGCCGATCCAGCGCGTGTCGGTCTCGCGCCAGGGCGCCGGCGGTTCCCCGGTGTTCGGCGTCCCGCCGTGCCACAGGACGACGTCCCCCGCCCCGCCGGTGTCGTGGATCCCGAGGGTCCGGCCGTCGGGGAGTTCCAGTTCGGTGCGTTCCACGGTGCGGGTCACGGGAAGAAGGGTTCCACCGCGGCGCGGCCGGCGTCCAGGTCGATGCCCCTGGCCCGTACCCAGTCGTCCGCGTAGTAGGTGTCCAGGTAGCGGTTCCCGTCGTCGCAGATGAGCGTCACCACCGAACCCGGCCGACCCTGCCGCCGCATCCGGTCCACCAGCCGCAGCGCCGCGGACAGGTTCGTGCCCGTCGAGGCACCCGCCCGGATCCCGTTGCGCTCGAACAGGATCCGCATCGCCGCGACCGACTCGGCGTCCGGCACGGTGAACACCTCGTCGACGACCGTGGGCACGAACGAGGGTTCGACACGGGGGCGGCCGATGCCCTCGATGCGCGAGCCCGGCCCGGTCACGGCGCGCGAGCCGGTGCGCCACGCCTCCTCGAACACCGACCCCTCCGGGTCCACCACGGCCAGCCGCGTCGCGCGCTTCGAGTACCGGCAGTACCGGCCGATCGTCGCGCTCGTGCCGCCCGTCCCGGCGCCCACGACGATCCACTCGGGTTCGGGGTGGGGTTCGAGGGCGAGCTGCTCGAAGATGGAGCAGGCGATGTTGTTGTTGCCGCGCCAGTCCGTGACCGTCGAGGCGTTGGCGAACTGGTCGAGGTAGAACCACCCGTCCTGCGCGCCGAGGGCCTCGGCCGCCGCGTACACGTCCCCGGGCTCGACCAGGTGCAACCGGCCGCCCTGACGGGTGATGAGGTCGAGCTTGGCCGCCGACGTCTGCGCGGGCACGACGGCGACGAACTGCAGCCCCAGCAGGCGGGCGAAGTACGCCTCGGAGACGGCCGTCGACCCGCTGGAGGCCTCCACGAGCGTCGTGCCCTCGGTGATGTCGCCGTTGCTGAGGCCGAACAGGAACAACGACCGGGCGAGGCGGTGCTTGAGCGAGCCCGTGGGGTGCACCGACTCGTCCTTGAGGTAGAGCCGGACGCCCCACTCCTGCGGCAGGTCGAACACCCGCAGGTGGGTGTCGGCGCTGCGGTTGGCGTCCGCCTCGATGATGCGGACGGCGCGGTGCACCCAGTCGCGGGCGGTGGGGGAGCTCACCGGGTGACGGTACCGACGATCCGGGTCCCTCCCGCCCCCGCGCTCCGTAGCCTCACCCGGTGCCCGTCCCGCCCCGTCCACCCCTGACCACCCTGAGCGTCGCTGCCGTCCTCGCCGCGGCGCTGCCGGTCGTCCTCCTGCTCGGCGACCTCGTGGTGAGCACCCTGCCCACTGACGACGACGCCGTGTTCACCGCGACCGGGGGTGACTGGGCCGTGGCGGTGGAGGACGTCACCGAGCCCGGCCCGGTCGAGCAGCTGCTGCAGACGCTGGCGACCACGTCCGTGGCCCCGGCCCTGCTGGCCTCCTGCTTGGGCCTGGCCGTGCTGGGGGCCCTGAGCGTCGCCGGTCACCGCCTGCGCCCGGGGGTGCGCGCCGGGGGAGTCGTCGTGGCCGGTGCGGTCGTCGCGGTGGCGCTCGCCGCGGCCGCCGCGGCCGTGGTGGAGGTGCCGTACGACGGAGGCCTGGTCCCCGATCCGGGCGGGGCGCTGCGGGACGCTCCCGTCGTCGGGCCGCTGGTGGCGCTGGCGGTCCTGTCCGCGCTGGCCGCCGCGGCGCTCGGACGTCGGGCGCCGGGCGCGTGAGGGTCCGGTCCTGGCGGCACGCGGCGCTGCTGGCAGCGGCCCTCGTCCCCGTCCTGATCACGGTCGTCGCGGCGGCCCGGGCCTGGACGGGCGCCGGGTCCTACGTGCCGCCGGAGGTCGCGGTCGTGGGTCTCACCCCGGTGCCGGGCGTCGTGGACCGCCTCGGCTGGGTCAGCGCCGAGGTCGGGTTCTCGACGGCCCTGGCCTGCGCGGCGCTCGCCTGCACCCTGCTCGCCGCGTGCCGGTGGGCGCCCGGGACCTGGCGGCTGGACGGGGTCCTCGTACCGGCCGCGGCTGCGACGGCGGTGTTCAGCGCGGTCGTCGGGGTCGTGGCCGCGGCTGCGCGGCTGGTGGCGTGGTTCGCCCCGTCCACGGGGTTCGGGTGGAGCACGACGTACTCGGGCGTCTACCTGGCCCTGGACGCGGGCGTGGACGCGGTGCCCTGGCCGGTGGTGTCGGCGGGCCCGTACGTCGACGCGGCCACCGCGCTCGTCCCGGCGGGGATCTGCGCGGCGGCCGCGTGGCTCCTGCTGCGGCGCGAGCCTCAGGCCTGAACCCACACCGTGGTGTCCGGCGGGACGCGGTCGCCGTCCAGCGGGCCGCTGGCCAGCACGAGTTCCCCGGCGGGTACGTCCACGGGCTCGGTCCCGGCGTTCGTCAGCACCGTCCACCCGCCGGGGCGGGAGAACGACACCACGTCCGGGGCCGAGGGGAGCCAGGTGAGGTCCTCGGTGGTCCGCAGGCGCCGGCGCGCGGCCAGGGCCTGGCGGTAGAACTCCAGCGTCGAGCCCTCGACCCCGTCCTGCCGGTCGACGGCGACGTCGGCGAACCACGCCGGTTGCGGCAGGTGGGACCCGCCCGGCCCGAACCCGTGCGAGGACCCCTCGGCGGTCCAGGGCAGCGGGACGCGGCAGCCGTCGCGGCCCTTCTCCTCGCCCTGCGAGCGCAGCCAGGTCGGGTCCTGCAGGTCCTCGGCGGGCAGGTCGGCGACC from Kineococcus rhizosphaerae includes these protein-coding regions:
- a CDS encoding alpha/beta fold hydrolase, yielding MTRTVERTELELPDGRTLGIHDTGGAGDVVLWHGGTPNTGEPPAPWRETDTRWIGVDRPGFGRSPRLPGRRVADVAADVRAVLDHLGVETCRSVGHSGGGSHALACAALLPERTTSALSISGLAPFSGADWFEGMGPHSRASLGRATGGRRAKEQFEAAGGSGGVDFTDDDWATLEGPWGWFGTVVAEATADGRGGVVDDDVAHVNPWGFDPAAITVPVTLVHGEADRVVPLAHARRLAALIPGADLVTVPGAGHLSVLEEISR
- a CDS encoding PLP-dependent cysteine synthase family protein, translated to MSSPTARDWVHRAVRIIEADANRSADTHLRVFDLPQEWGVRLYLKDESVHPTGSLKHRLARSLFLFGLSNGDITEGTTLVEASSGSTAVSEAYFARLLGLQFVAVVPAQTSAAKLDLITRQGGRLHLVEPGDVYAAAEALGAQDGWFYLDQFANASTVTDWRGNNNIACSIFEQLALEPHPEPEWIVVGAGTGGTSATIGRYCRYSKRATRLAVVDPEGSVFEEAWRTGSRAVTGPGSRIEGIGRPRVEPSFVPTVVDEVFTVPDAESVAAMRILFERNGIRAGASTGTNLSAALRLVDRMRRQGRPGSVVTLICDDGNRYLDTYYADDWVRARGIDLDAGRAAVEPFFP